From the Kogia breviceps isolate mKogBre1 chromosome 3, mKogBre1 haplotype 1, whole genome shotgun sequence genome, one window contains:
- the ABCD4 gene encoding lysosomal cobalamin transporter ABCD4 isoform X8: MLRLPLFSVGVNMFDYLGSILSYVVISIPIFSGIYGDLSPTELSTLVSKNAFVCMYLISCFTRLIDLSTTLSDVAGYTHRIGELQETLLDMTLKSQDGEILDESEWDLARAPGWPATERTDTAFLLERVCISAPSSNKPLIKDLSLKISEGQSLLITGNTGTGKTSFLRVLGGLWASTWGSVQMLTDFGPHGVLFLPQKPFFTDGTLREQVIYPLKEIYPDSGSADDERIMRFLELAGLSSLVARTEGLDQQVDWNWYDVLSPGEMQRLSFARLFYLQPKYAVLDEATSALTEEVESELYRIGQQLGMTFVSVGHRRSLEKFHSLVLKLCGEGRWELTRIKVE, from the exons ATGCTGAGGCTGCCGCTTTTTTCAG TCGGCGTCAACATGTTTGACTATCTGGGCAGCATCTTGAGTTACGTCGTGATCTCAATCCCCATTTTCAGCGGCATCTACGGAGACCTGAGCCCCACAGAGCTCAGCACCCTGGTCAGCAAG AACGCCTTTGTGTGCATGTACCTCATCAGCTGCTTCACCCGGCTCATCGATCTCTCCACCACGCTCTCCGATGTGGCAGGCTACACACACAG GATCGGGGAACTTCAGGAGACCCTGCTGGACATGACCCTGAAGTCACAGGATGGGGAGATCCTGGACGAGAGCGAGTGGGACTTGGCCAG GGCCCCAGGATGGCCAGCAACAGAGAGAACAGATACAGCTTTTCTCCTTGAGCGGGTCTGCATCTCCGCCCCCTCGTCTAACAAACCCTTAATCAAGGATCTGAGCCTGAAGATCTCTGAGGGGCAGAGCTTGCTTATCACAGGCAACACGGGCACCGGCAAGACCTCCTTCCTCCGGGTTCTGGGTGGCCTCTGGGCGAGCACATGGG GCTCGGTGCAGATGCTGACGGACTTTGGACCCCACGGGGTGCTGTTCCTGCCACAAAAGCCATTCTTCACTGACGGGACCCTTCGGGAACAG GTGATATATCCCTTGAAGGAGATCTACCCCGACTCAG GTTCTGCTGATGATGAGAGGATCATGAGGTTCCTGGAGTTGGCAGGCCTG TCCAGCTTGGTGGCAAGGACAGAGGGTCTGGACCAGCAGGTCGATTGGAACTG GTATGATGTTCTGTCCCCAGGAGAGATGCAGAGGCTCTCCTTTGCCCGGCTCTTCTACCTGCAGCCGAAGTACGCAG TGCTTGATGAAGCCACCAGTGCCCTGACCGAGGAGGTGGAGAGCGAGCTCTACCGCATCGGCCAGCAGCTGGGCATGACATTCGTCAGCGTGGGCCATCGGCGCAGCCTTGAGAAG TTTCACTCCTTGGTTCTGAAACTCTGTGGAGAAGGAAGGTGGGAGCTGACCAGAATCAAAGTGGAATGA